The Pseudomonas azotoformans genome has a segment encoding these proteins:
- the kdpC gene encoding potassium-transporting ATPase subunit KdpC, translated as MSNMIRPALSLLVLMTLITGVAYPLVVTGVAQVAFPDQANGSLVRDDSGKVRGSSLIAQDFTGDSWFHPRPSAGAFATVSSSASNLGPSNPALATRIFDDANKQLVPSQGPVPLASLTTSGSGLDPHLPPQAIAYQLARVAAARNVPVSTLQRLLDEHIESPLVGPPVVNVLALNMALEKL; from the coding sequence ATGTCCAACATGATTCGCCCGGCCCTTAGCCTGCTGGTGCTCATGACCCTGATCACCGGCGTCGCTTACCCACTGGTGGTAACCGGCGTCGCCCAAGTCGCCTTCCCGGACCAGGCCAATGGCAGCCTGGTGCGTGACGACAGCGGCAAGGTGCGTGGCTCCAGCCTGATCGCCCAGGACTTTACCGGTGACAGCTGGTTCCACCCACGCCCATCAGCGGGCGCTTTCGCGACGGTTTCCAGCAGTGCCAGCAACCTTGGCCCCAGTAACCCGGCGCTGGCGACGCGCATCTTCGATGACGCAAACAAGCAACTGGTACCCAGCCAGGGGCCCGTACCTTTGGCATCGCTGACTACCTCTGGCAGCGGTCTTGATCCACACTTGCCACCGCAGGCGATTGCCTATCAACTGGCGCGAGTGGCGGCGGCGCGGAATGTACCGGTATCGACCTTGCAGCGCTTGCTCGATGAGCACATTGAAAGCCCGCTGGTAGGGCCGCCGGTGGTGAATGTGCTGGCGCTGAACATGGCGCTGGAAAAGCTGTAA
- the kdpB gene encoding potassium-transporting ATPase subunit KdpB, translating to MNMPAKNAAPVQTQEPAKTAISALWRPALVQAFVKLDPRQLQRSPVMLVVELTAILTTVLCFVPDTAVPTYVAVQIAVWLWFTVLFANFAEALAEGRGKARADSLKAGSEGLSARRKEADGSFKVVPATSLRKGDVVRVAAGEMIPGDGEVIEGIAAVNEAAITGESAPVIRESGGDRSAVTGNTRLVSDWLLIRITANPGESTLDRMIALVEGAKRQKTPNEVALDILLIGLTLIFLLVVVTLQPFAHFANGSLPLVFLVALLVTLIPTTIGGLLSAIGIAGMDRLVRLNVIAKSGRAVEAAGDVHVLLLDKTGTITFGNRRCAAVVAAPGVSGKEVAEGALFASLADDTAEGKSIVEYLRALHPQAEPSADELTAVPFSAETRLSGVDYQDRVFRKGAVDSLLAFIGQQRRDLQPALSREIDKIAQSGGTPLLVCADGKLLGAIHLKDVVKPGIRERFAELRKLGIRTVMVTGDNPLTAAAIAAEAGVDDVLAEATPEKKLARIRHEQNDGRLVAMCGDGANDAPALAQADVGMAMNDGTQAAREAANMVDLDSDPTKLLDVVQIGKELLVTRGALTTFSIANDVAKYFAILPALFASIYPQLGVLNVMHLQSPQSAILSAIVFNALIIVVLIPLALRGVRVQAASAAALLRRNLLIYGLGGILVPFVGIKAIDMLLTALHLV from the coding sequence ATGAATATGCCTGCAAAAAATGCGGCTCCGGTGCAAACCCAGGAGCCTGCCAAAACCGCCATCTCCGCCCTGTGGCGCCCGGCGCTGGTCCAGGCGTTCGTCAAGCTGGATCCGCGTCAACTGCAACGCTCGCCGGTGATGCTGGTGGTCGAATTGACCGCCATCCTTACCACCGTGCTGTGCTTCGTACCTGACACCGCGGTGCCCACCTATGTCGCGGTGCAAATTGCGGTCTGGCTGTGGTTCACCGTGTTGTTCGCCAACTTCGCAGAAGCCTTGGCCGAAGGGCGTGGCAAGGCGCGTGCCGACAGCCTCAAGGCCGGCAGCGAAGGCTTGAGCGCTCGTCGCAAGGAGGCCGATGGCAGCTTCAAGGTCGTGCCGGCCACCAGCTTGCGCAAAGGTGATGTGGTGCGCGTGGCCGCCGGGGAAATGATCCCCGGTGACGGCGAAGTCATCGAAGGGATCGCGGCGGTCAACGAAGCGGCGATCACCGGCGAATCCGCACCGGTCATCCGCGAGTCCGGCGGCGACCGTTCGGCCGTCACCGGCAACACCCGCCTGGTGTCGGACTGGCTGCTGATCCGCATCACTGCCAACCCCGGTGAGTCCACCCTCGACCGCATGATCGCGCTGGTCGAAGGCGCCAAACGCCAGAAAACCCCCAACGAAGTCGCGCTGGATATCCTGCTGATCGGCCTGACCCTGATCTTCCTGTTGGTGGTGGTGACCTTGCAACCGTTCGCGCACTTCGCCAATGGCAGCTTGCCCCTGGTGTTCCTGGTCGCACTGCTGGTGACACTGATTCCTACAACCATTGGTGGTTTGTTGTCGGCCATCGGCATCGCCGGCATGGACCGCCTGGTGCGCCTCAATGTGATCGCCAAGTCCGGCCGTGCCGTGGAAGCGGCGGGTGACGTGCACGTGTTGCTGCTGGACAAGACCGGCACCATCACCTTCGGTAACCGTCGGTGTGCGGCGGTGGTCGCGGCGCCTGGCGTCAGCGGCAAGGAAGTCGCCGAGGGCGCGTTGTTTGCCTCCCTGGCGGATGACACGGCGGAAGGTAAATCCATCGTTGAATACCTGCGCGCCTTGCACCCGCAGGCCGAGCCCTCTGCGGATGAGCTGACCGCCGTGCCGTTCAGTGCGGAAACGCGGTTGTCCGGTGTTGACTACCAGGACCGTGTGTTCCGCAAAGGCGCGGTGGATTCGCTGCTCGCTTTTATCGGCCAGCAACGTCGTGACTTGCAACCGGCATTGTCGCGGGAAATCGACAAGATCGCCCAAAGCGGCGGTACGCCGTTGCTGGTGTGTGCCGATGGCAAGTTGCTCGGTGCGATCCACCTGAAGGACGTGGTCAAGCCCGGCATCCGTGAGCGTTTCGCCGAGCTGCGCAAACTGGGCATTCGCACCGTGATGGTCACTGGCGACAACCCGCTGACCGCTGCAGCGATTGCTGCCGAAGCGGGCGTGGACGACGTGCTGGCCGAAGCCACGCCAGAGAAAAAACTTGCGCGCATTCGCCATGAACAGAACGACGGCCGCTTGGTGGCAATGTGTGGCGACGGCGCCAACGACGCCCCGGCGCTGGCCCAGGCTGACGTCGGTATGGCCATGAATGATGGCACCCAGGCCGCCCGCGAAGCCGCCAACATGGTCGACCTCGACAGCGACCCGACCAAGCTGCTGGACGTGGTGCAGATCGGCAAGGAATTGCTGGTCACCCGTGGCGCACTGACCACCTTCTCCATTGCCAACGACGTGGCCAAGTACTTCGCGATCCTGCCGGCACTGTTCGCCTCGATCTACCCGCAATTGGGCGTGCTTAACGTGATGCACTTGCAGAGTCCGCAGAGCGCGATTCTCTCGGCCATCGTGTTCAACGCGTTGATCATCGTGGTGCTGATTCCGCTGGCGCTGCGCGGTGTGCGCGTGCAAGCGGCGAGCGCGGCGGCGTTGCTGCGGCGCAACCTGCTGATCTACGGGCTGGGCGGGATCCTGGTGCCGTTCGTGGGCATCAAGGCGATCGACATGCTGCTGACTGCGTTGCACCTGGTTTGA